TGATGGGCAATGTCTCAGGGTCAAGGCTCTCCAAACTGCTCACAACAGCGTTGAATTTGAAATGGAAGTTCAACCTTTCAGCTTCAACTTTCAGACGCAACTCCATTTGTTCTAACACTTCCTTCTTCTCGTGTATGGCTGTGACAGTAATCTTCAGATACGGTGTGTTTGTTAAATGCTCTCTCAAACCCTGCATGAGATTACTCCACTGATCTGCGTTGGATGGACTGAGATCAAGCACGTTGATCGCTGTTTCCCCTCGCATGGCTTCTATAATGGTGTGATTTGTGATCGTGTGAGCGATCTTTAAGAAGGGGTAGAAATCAAAGAAGAGCTGATTCAGAAGTTGCTGTTCAGGAGTTGATAATGCTCTCACCAAGCGGAGAACTTTAGGTACACCACGCAGATTTTTGGCCAATTGGCAATGTGCTAGTGCCTCAGTGAAATAAGTGGCAACTCGTTGCATTGAATCGCCATCTGGGGAAGCAAGGTGAGAAAGATTGTAGAGTGCAGTATCTGCATCAATGAAGTTTCCTGATTCAGTAAAACTGGCACACTCGTTGAGAAGTTGGATTATTTTTATGCCATCTTCATCCCAGTCTTTCGATCCCTGCAAGTGGTACTGTGAACCTAACATATACACCACGAACAATAATCAAATTTCTTAAGAGGATTTTCTTAGACTTTAAGTATGTAATCATTACACACTTTCTgacacataaaaatatataaacttttgtatttttttaaggaataaaagagtaaaaagtAGAGAATGATAATGTgatgtaaaaaatttaggtgCGTTTACTTTAAGTTTATGACAAAAACCATGAATATGGAGAATAGTTATTAAGTAATGGTATCATGacacatttttacattcatttgacacatagcataaggataaaatagtcataaaagtgtaaatttttttattttttcaagaaagaagagaatgaaAAGTAAGAAAGAgtagtataaaaaatttaggcGTATCAAAAAATCATTACTCAGTTATTTTTGGAAAAtgttcttttaacaattttttttataacttttttacaacagCCTATGTAGTAGCTTGTGATTGATCCGTTTCAAATATtcagaccaataaaatagtgaaacataatttattatcaaaaaaatgttaacacCGTTATTTTTTTGACTTTTAtccatttttgtaatttaagaACAAATTTGACTGTAAAAAAAACGAATAAATACTTAAATAGAGTGATCGTGTGCTACCCGTTTGCATAGCTTGGATTGCATGCAATAACCCCAGTAACGTTGCTCATCCAAGTTTTTTCAGTGCTTTCTTCAATCCATCTGAGAACGTAGATGAGCAATTCTTAGACTTTTGGTTTGGACTAATGATGCTAAGAGGTCTGCATAAGGATTATAATGTTAAGCTTTATAGCGCTGAATCTTTGACATAACCTGTTTTCTGCATTAAGATGGAGACAAACGAAAAAGATTGATTTTGTCATTGAAATTTGTACACACCTTTTGTCTGCCACCATAGATTCTGAGTTTTCTAAccacaatatattattttactctttcCAAAAAGTTTGAACTGCTATTATTATAACTCATTGCAGGCCAAACTGAGAGTATTTTGATTCCATGTTcaaaaaacaattcatcaaCGTGTGCATAAAACAAACGAAACATGTAATATGCTTAGTACATAGTTCATCGCGATGAGGGGACACCAATCGCCATAAACATCCTTAAATGTTTCCAAAAACGTCAATGTCGTACTGCGCTCTCAGACACAGAGCGAACGGAACAAAGATTTGTTTGCAAACAACGTTTTTGTCTCACTCGTCTCTTTAACTATAAATCCTTCCTTTATATGCTAAACTCTAAACTCTAACATTTATTATACACCACAATTCTAACCCTACACAACTTTATCCCTACACCCTTACCAAAAACCTTAGACCTTAAGCTTAACTCTACCTTAAATCTTAAACTATAAACTctaaataataaactattacCCTAAACCTTAATCCTAAACCTATTCTTTATCCTGACTCTACCCTAAACCCTTACCATAAACCCGAAACTCTTACACTAACCATATCTCTAAACCATAAACTCTAACCTTAACCATAAACTATAAACCAAACCCTACTCTtaaccataaaccctaacctTGAACACTTACTACAAATTCCAAACCCAAACCCTAATCCTAAATCTTAAACCATATTTTTTATTGGCGACAAAACCAATAGCAAATTCACTTGTCCCAGCGTAGCAAGAAATAAGTATTTATATCGTTCTCTCCCAAAAGATTTATGCAGCGTTCAACAAATCTTGCACTTAATAATTCAATTAGACCACAAAGTtcacaaaacacacaaaataaactttttagtttttttaataaataatttgtgtgCAAGGAAATGTAACATAgagtatttataatttgttaagaCTAGAATTCATCCACTTCATTTTGATACATTAACAAACACCTCAATTCATATTCAAGTCATAATCAACTCACCaatatattcaaattctatCCTTAGTGATTTTAAGCCTATGATAACTCATCAAGTTCCAATTTCTTGAATCTTCAATAAACAATCATACATTAAGTTCAGGAATCTTAAAATTACTAATGAATCATGTTTTATCCTTAGATACAAGCTCCATTAAGTATTAGTTCAAATCATATTTTCCAAAACATCAAGAACTATAAATCAAACCATAGGTGATAAAACCATAACAAGCATTAAGCATAACTGATGTAAGACTTCATACCAACTCATACtaaatagtaacaatttttCCATTAATATGTTTACggatatttttttacttatatataagtgatcttattattattttctgtgTAACTTTGAACCTCGACCAATCTCCCCACATTATATGTGGGAATTTAAACTCACGTTAAATCCTAAACATTTGTGTCCTTTGCATTCATTCACTTATATAATAGTTagcttatttattttcatccttCTACAAAACCCTAAACTTTAACCTTAACTCACATTTGAGTtgttttaaatgtaaatttgaTCATTAtttaacacaataaaaaaattatgataagtatatgattcatttttaaaagttgaaaaccaaattatataaacatttagaacataaacaaattttaattatacattaaaaattaaaagcgagtataaatatatttaacccttgCATAATTGCGAGAAAGGATATCTTGTTTAGGAAACATAGGTTTCATAATCTATTGTCAAATTTTCGTGGGATGTATAATATTCCTTACAGGCCTAGGAGCTTCCACTATGTTTGGTTAAACTTGTTAAAATTGTGTGTGATTTCTTATATCATATAAGTAAATAagatatcatattatatttatgaaaaccAATCGAGCAAAATTTGCAGACAACTCCCacaaataaataactaaaaatatttgaaaatcaaTCATTATTGTTTATACACATCCTTTCTTTCTACTTTTTTAACAACTTAAAATCATTgataattattatgaaataaataactttaattattatttttaaatattacatgAAATCTTATTAGTGccaactaaaaaatataaaatgatgtCTAACTATATACATCATATgagttttctaaaaaaaattatatgtataaaatttCTTATGTAAATTTGTTTCTTTCGGAGATCAAGATCAATTCatggcttttttttttaatttcatacatCTTCCtgtgtttcaatttttctttgGGGAAGCTTCATCTTGAACATTccactttttctttatttccatAACCATGACAAAATGAAACTCAATTAATTAGTgtaatttttcttaaagataagttttttttttctcttaaccTTAACTGCAATACCTATGTGTTGGAGCAAAGCAATGCTAAAGTGTGGGAGATTCCAAGGGTTTGGAGATTGTTGTTTTTTCTGTTTAGACGTCAAAACTTGCCtcaaaagtataaatttattatttgtagaaaacaaaaaacatgaaGAACAAACCTAATTCCTTTTCGAAACATTACCAAACAAAAAAGACCAACATTTGAATAGAGACTATGCACATTTATCTTTTAGATAAACGTATAAATCAAGTAGTTTTAT
The Vigna angularis cultivar LongXiaoDou No.4 chromosome 5, ASM1680809v1, whole genome shotgun sequence genome window above contains:
- the LOC108339492 gene encoding GRAS family protein TF80, with protein sequence MLGSQYHLQGSKDWDEDGIKIIQLLNECASFTESGNFIDADTALYNLSHLASPDGDSMQRVATYFTEALAHCQLAKNLRGVPKVLRLVRALSTPEQQLLNQLFFDFYPFLKIAHTITNHTIIEAMRGETAINVLDLSPSNADQWSNLMQGLREHLTNTPYLKITVTAIHEKKEVLEQMELRLKVEAERLNFHFKFNAVVSSLESLDPETLPIKKGEPLAICCVLRLHSLLAANHDEMVKTKVQRAFSEMLINQSPDSALSPFSPCPSQKMESFLNGLWRLRPKVMVITEQESNVNGASLRERVFKALSFYCTLFDCLEASASRTLIGRSLLEKMLLGEEIKNIVACEGVERKERHEKLETWIPRLELAGFGMASVSSNGIWLAEKLLQSYVPGYHMHQKNQFLFICWEKIPLFSISAWKF